A region from the Aegilops tauschii subsp. strangulata cultivar AL8/78 chromosome 5, Aet v6.0, whole genome shotgun sequence genome encodes:
- the LOC141023081 gene encoding uncharacterized protein, with protein MELAPSIVASKISPQLLYLNGPAYSCVQDHIDSVVKEPGKEAWRLSVFYGAANRSMRYKTWDTMKILRGENDLPWVCMGDFNEIPRQEEQMGPNERDSAQIEGFREAVDVCELADLGYKGLDWTFKKRVAGGGEYCRVRLDRALATASWSAMFPFATVEHLTAAKSDHSPILLLNELEANNLRVALKKPFRYECMWETDSTFGAKVQQVWNQTQPVTTVAELASKLSSAGSSLKRWGRVTFGSIRQELRKLRHQLAELRADPHRVGPGEEEKKVQDQIVELSFREEIMIWQRSRINWLSAGDRNTQYFQRKASGRRAKNTISQLQKPDGTMASDPGELAEMINDLYKNLYTSEGCI; from the coding sequence ATGGAACTTGCACCTTCCATAGTTGCGTCCAAGATTTCCCCTCAGCTTCTCTATTTGAATGGCCCGGCCTATAGCTGCGTCCAAGATCATATTGACTCGGTGGTTAAAGAACCGGGCAAGGAAGCGTGGAGGTTATCTGTTTTCTATGGTGCAGCAAACAGGAGCATGAGGTATAAAACATGGGATACCATGAAAATCTTACGTGGAGAAAATGATCTACCTTGGGTCTGCATGGGAGACTTTAACGAGATACCGCGACAGGAAGAGCAGATGGGACCAAATGAGAGGGACAGTGCACAAATAGAAGGATTCAGGGAAGCTGTGGACGTGTGTGAACTAGCTGATCTGGGCTACAAAGGCCTAGACTGGACGTTTAAGAAGAGAGTTGCTGGGGGGGGGGAGTACTGCAGAGTTCGACTTGACCGTGCCCTAGCTACGGCTAGTTGGTCGGCTATGTTTCCTTTTGCCACTGTCGAACATCTTACGGCGGCCAAGTCAGACCACAGCCCCATTCTACTCTTGAATGAGTTGGAAGCAAATAACTTGagagttgctctgaagaagccgTTTCGTTATGAGTGTATGTGGGAAACTGACAGTACTTTCGGTGCAAAGGTGCAGCAGGTATGGAACCAAACACAACCGGTGACCACAGTGGCAGAGCTAGCTTCAAAATTGTCCTCTGCGGGCTCGTCGCTGAAACGCTGGGGGCGGGTGACTTTCGGGTCTATACGACAAGAACTGAGAAAGCTGCGCCATCAACTAGCAGAGTTGCGAGCGGATCCCCATAGAGTGGGGCCGGGGGAGGAAGAGAAGAAAGTGCAGGATCAGATCGTGGAGTTGTCCTTCCGCGAGGAGATCATGATTTGGCAGCGGTCTCGAATAAACTGGCTCTCTGCAGGAGATCGCAACACGCAGTATTTTCAGAGGAAGGCAAGTGGCCGGAGAGCCAAGAACACAATTAGCCAGCTCCAAAAACCTGATGGTACTATGGCTTCGGATCCAGGGGAGTTGGCTGAGATGATAAACGATCTCTACAAGAATCTATACACATCCGAGGGCTGCATATGA